One Candidatus Dormiibacterota bacterium DNA window includes the following coding sequences:
- a CDS encoding lysylphosphatidylglycerol synthase transmembrane domain-containing protein, which produces MLRGKLTTAAKLAVSAGLLGYVVHKAGLGNIADTLAHASLGWLAAAIALGFAATCVQATQWHALLEAHGLHRTWWRCLRLVFVGNTFNSVLPSSIGGDVARAMMMAETPEERVPAASTVVLQRLCNFPGMMVLMGLGVLLTLGDPHASEIRLVAVGGLLAGGAGLALCMTPLLGHLAVRPMLQRGRAGRVLAKLLGALDAFRGRRAELVLASVRGTGFWGLSVLNQWAFMHAVGLGISLAYAAIVVTTINALTMLPISVNGYGIRESGFSRWLAPLFGSGPGATRLAASTGTAVGFLLAAQSLLWAGIGVVFWLTDKRHDEASAAARAASAPAAVAAPETEITDEPTEAPGGRISQRIAS; this is translated from the coding sequence GCAGGGCTGCTCGGGTACGTGGTGCACAAGGCGGGCCTGGGCAACATCGCCGACACCCTCGCCCACGCCAGCCTCGGCTGGCTGGCGGCGGCGATCGCCCTCGGCTTCGCCGCCACCTGCGTCCAGGCGACCCAGTGGCACGCGCTGCTCGAGGCCCACGGGCTGCACCGCACCTGGTGGCGGTGCCTCCGCCTGGTCTTCGTCGGGAACACCTTCAACAGCGTCCTGCCGAGCTCGATCGGCGGCGACGTCGCCCGGGCGATGATGATGGCCGAGACCCCCGAGGAGCGGGTGCCGGCGGCCTCCACGGTGGTGCTGCAGCGGCTCTGCAACTTCCCCGGGATGATGGTGCTCATGGGTCTCGGCGTCCTCCTGACCCTGGGAGACCCGCACGCCTCCGAGATCCGCCTCGTGGCGGTGGGCGGCCTGCTCGCCGGCGGCGCCGGTCTCGCCCTCTGCATGACCCCGCTGCTCGGCCACCTCGCGGTCCGGCCGATGCTCCAGCGGGGCCGCGCCGGGCGCGTGCTCGCCAAGCTGCTGGGGGCGCTCGACGCGTTCCGCGGCCGCCGCGCCGAGCTGGTGCTCGCCAGCGTCCGCGGCACCGGCTTCTGGGGGCTCTCGGTGCTCAACCAGTGGGCCTTCATGCACGCCGTCGGCCTGGGGATCAGCCTCGCCTACGCCGCCATCGTGGTCACCACCATCAACGCGCTCACCATGCTCCCGATCTCCGTCAACGGCTACGGGATCCGCGAGAGCGGGTTCAGCCGCTGGCTGGCACCGCTCTTCGGCTCGGGGCCGGGGGCGACCCGTCTGGCGGCGAGCACCGGCACCGCCGTGGGCTTCCTGCTGGCCGCCCAGAGCCTGCTCTGGGCAGGCATCGGCGTCGTCTTCTGGCTGACCGACAAGCGGCACGACGAGGCCTCCGCCGCCGCCCGCGCCGCCTCGGCCCCCGCAGCGGTCGCGGCCCCCGAGACCGAGATCACCGACGAGCCCACCGAGGCGCCGGGGGGG